From Euwallacea similis isolate ESF13 chromosome 6, ESF131.1, whole genome shotgun sequence:
ttcctTTCCATTATCATAATTTCcacaaaaacataattaatgtatttatatgttaataatttccaagagttaataaaaaaggaaaatagttGCTAACCTTATTTTGGATTATGCCAAAATCGATTGACGCAGTGGGCGACGACATCTGGGAAACTGATAtgaaaatacaacaaaatctaAAGATATACACGGTGCAACATTGGAGCACTATTTTCTTcgaccattttttaatttctttcaatgTTTGAATCTACATTTTGGAGGGAGcttaaaaacgaatttagctgaaataaaaattcgaattttaaatgttaagtAATTTTGCACTCTTAGCTCAAGTTAACCACACAAAAAATAGCAACAAAGCCTTCCTTTCATTAATTCCTTTCAAGGTTTCGAGAAGGTAGAATGTATGAGCTATGAGCTATGACAAACTTTTGACAGATTGCACGTGTCATTAGTGGCatgttgtttattttcctCCTTTGtcaaaaaaaggttaaaaaataataaggttatatttaaacaaaaatttttaaagtccAATGCAAtgaaatgatttattaaactGCTATTTTATCCATTGCATAACAGATACTgttgtaaattaaattcacCATGGCTAACCATTTAAAAAGTCACTCACTGAATACTATGGTTAACTTGAAACCTGCTCCTGGTACGTGTTTAGAAAGCTCGGATTAAAGAGTTTCGTTAAAAATCAATCTAAACTATCTTAAACCTCATTATTATCAACATTCAAATCTACtttgaattgttttctttCAGGCTCAAACaactgtttaattaaaatgccaGAGGTTTTGCCCAACACCTCAAAACCAATGCACATAAGAAGACTGGAAAATGCATTGAACACTGGACCATTTTTGGACACATTTCAAAGTCAAGATCGTGGCAGTGATAGTGAGGGCAGTGAAGATGATTACTCAGAATCAATAGATAATCTTTCTAAAGAAGAGCCACATTCGGCAAAGGATTACTATAACTTTGAGAATGTTACTTCAAGTCGTAAGTGGCTGGCTAACATCCTTTCAGAGAATATTGACATGGGCCCTGAAGATGCTCCctataaatgtttattaaaaatgcatgCCTATCagaagaaaataagaaaaaataaagtagtAAGTACCTAGTTAGGCATATATAAAAGAAGTGAGTGactatgtatatatatatttttagaattttgatCATTCCATGTATTATGGTGCAGGTCTTATAAGCAAAGAAGACCACTATCCAGAAATTGAAAAGGAAATACCAATCAGCCTGAGAAGAATTGGCCTTCTCAACCTCAAAGATGACATTGAATCTCCTCTTTATGACCCAGATATTTTAGATGATATATCTGTAGTAAGTATgacaaaagttttttaatacacactaaaataatcaaatattttaggacGAACCATGTTTAGACCTAAGCCTTGAAAATGGTATTAGTGAATATCCAAATTTAGATGCAGATTTCGAAGATAATAATGCTAACACAGATTACATTCATCCAAATATATCTAGTCAATCAATTCCCGCACCTCCTCCCATGAGCACTCACTTGCACAGCTCTTCAAAGAAGAAAGCTAAGAAGTTTAAAGATGAAGAATCAAAGAGAAAATGGGAGGAATTGATGACATCAAAGCGAAGGAAACTATTCATTAGTATTGCCAAGAAAGAAATTGGCAAGCAACATAGGGCTAAAACTAATAAACACAAAGAAATGCTTCTGCAATGCAAAAGAGTTGCTTCACACTGTGCTAAATATGCAAGGCAAAAAGCTTTACAATCTGCAAGAGTGGTGAAAGAGCAGCAATGGAGGATGAAGAGATTAGCTAGAGAGAACATAGCTTATTGGAAGAGATCAAGACGTTTTGAcagagaagttaaaaaaaggcTGGAAAAAGAGGCAGAGGAGCagagaaaaattgatcatGAACTAATAGAAGCCAAAAGACAGCAAAGAAAGCTCAATTTCTTAATAACCCAAACTGAACTTTATGCTCATTTCATGTCACGAAAATTAAGCACTATGTCAGCAGAGGAACAATTGAGAATCTTAAGTCAGTTAGATGAAGAAAAGTCAACGAAGCTCTTAGGCGATGAttatgattcagaagcaatgAAGGAAAAAGCTAAACGAAATGCCCAAGAAGCATTTCAGAGTGAAAAAGCCAGAACGCGTAATTTCGATCAGCAAGCAAATTCATGCCTTACAGAAGTAAAACACATAGATGGAGAACAACCTCAACCAATCATGTTTAAAGGCCTACTTAAGGGGTACCAGTTAAAAGGGATGAACTGGCTGGCCAACTTGTACTCACAAGGGATTAGTGGTATTTTGGCTGATGAAATGGGACTGGGTAAAACAGTCCAGAGCATTGCTTTTTTGTGTCATATTGCTGAGAAATATTGTAAGTATTTTGGAAGAGGacatgaaataattttgaattattaaattaataattttcactgATTAAAAATTGCGTCATAATATACAAGGGTTTCCataagagaaaaatgaaaaagcacATTTATCTATTACATGGGTAATcctatatatatacatacgtATATGTCTATTACGTCAAAAAATGCACAACTAAAAATGATACTTGATATGTTCcaacattttcataaaaaatatttccttcaatttttaacgGATTTATGCGGGACTTTTGGTCCTCTACGTATACACAAGGTTATTAATTTCATGTtacacggaatattgcggctaaagtatttaatactttgatttttttgcgttATATAGAACTTAAAATGAaggtacattctaaaattacttTCTTTTTACATggggggttgtaaataagttaaaaatatcaaagttatgtttatAAAGGACTTATCATTCTTCTTAAcctcttaaaaataatagcagaaaaatgaaaaacaatacAGGTGGGTTTTAAGTCATTCTAATTGAGAATCTGTCTTCATCTTTATCCGAAAAAAAGCCCTAAcaatactttttgaaatttgatcccataaaaataCAAGTAGTTGGCCATGATCATGGGTGAAAAGTTATCGTACCCACTAGACAAATgtgcattttgaatatctaatttatttcaaaaaaggcCAAAATCGGCcaataaataaagattttacaagggTGGTAAATCCTTTAACCCGGATACACTATATCTGGGTGCATAGATAATCCAATGTAATCTAATAATATGTATCCATATGTAATATGCAATATCTGAACTTATTTACAACACTTAATCCCTGCTTTTAATGGCAGCAAGGAGGGGAAATTAAACTACAATTACTTTTTCAGCTGTGTGGGGCCCTTTTCTGATAATCTCCCCAGCCTCCACGTTACACAATTGGCAACAGGAAATAGCAAAATTTGTCCCAGAATTTAAAGTTGTCCCCTACTGGGGAAACCCTAATGAGAGAAAAATACTAAGGCAGTTTTGGGatcaaaaagatatttacaCCAAAGATGCTAGTTTTCATATTGTAATAACTTCCTACCAGGTGCCCCACAGtggatttttctttacttaccaataatctttaattttcttagatCGTGATAAcagatataaaatattttaatcgaATAAAATGGCAATACATGATCCTAGACGAAGCTCAGGCGATAAAAAGCACAAATTCCATGCGATGGAAAACACTTCTAGGATTTAGTTGCAGAAATAGATTGCTGCTAAGTGGTACTCCGATTCAGAATAGCATGGCAGAACTATGGGCTTTGCTTCATTTCATTATGCCCACTCTTTTCGACTCTCACGATGAATTTAATGAGTGGTTTTCCAAGGATATTGAAAGCCACGCCGAGAATAAGACTGGCATCGACGAAAGTAAGtttgaatacattttatttatatttttaaagtgattttaatgttttctaGAACACCTTTCAAGACTGCATATGATATTGAAACCTTTCATGCTAAGAAGAATCAAAAAGGACGTCGAAAATGAGTTGTCAGATAAAATCGAAGTAATGGTATATTGTCCGCTAACGACCAGACAGAATTTGTTATATTTGGCtcttaagcaaaaaataaaaatcgaggATTTATTGCACTATTCTGTTGGAGGAGGAGATTCTCATAATgtagataaaaatttcacGTCCAATCTCATGAATCTGGTTATGCAATTTAGGAAGGTAATTGAATTAAGTGGTATATAATAACTTAAGAATTTTATCCGCTTTAGTATCACATAGTAATGGTAAATTggagttaattttttatagttaaaaTCTGATTGCGTTTTCTATTGCCATATCAGAGAGTTCTGATCTAAAGGTCTCATAAAAATCATCTCTTATAGTCTCGATTGTCAAGTTTGAGTTGACgttaatcatttttgaaataatacatttttgatttggAAATCTcacaataaacatttttgcagGTTTGTAACCACCCTGAACTCTTTGAAAGAAGGGACGCCAAATCACCAATAAGAGTTCATCCTGTAGTATACAACATCCCTTATTTAGTATACGACACGAACATCCGACAAGAAcagtttttaaagataaataaacatttaccTTTCACCCCGCAATACATTTCAAATGCTCGCAACTCCCATAACTCTTTGTTCACCTTTCTGAATTACCTTGACATATCTGCAGaagagttatttaaaattttggtggGCAATGTAGTTGCTAGATGGAAAAATTACTTCGACCACGAAAAGCGCGAACAATATTTGTACAAtagaaaaatgtggcaacatAGATCGAATCCTGTTCTGAATTTTAAGCAAGAGATTAGGCTCAGCAATGCCCAAATCCAGAGCAGCCCAGTATTGAGTGATATGATGTTTGTGCGAAATATGGAAGCAAACCGAGTGGTGTACACTCTTCAAGATCACACCTATCATTCAATGCCAGAGACCGTTGAACATCGAAATATAAGGCTTAAAACAAAGAAAGTAGTGGATGAGGAAACTGTTCACTTGGAAAGCGATAAAATTACTGTTCCTCTCACTGAGTTTCCTCATATTAAGAGGCCTTCTCGAGTGTTTCCTTGCGACAAGACTGAAATTCCttcgtatttatttttttcaatgccaaaggtatttgtaacattttaacttattttaaataatgatgtTTAATGATATGTTTTAGTGTTCGGCAGCAACAATTAGCACCTATTGCTACTCGAGGAGGGCAGCCTGGAATTTACAGAGGCATATTGACGATTACAGCTACAATTCTCTGAACTCTTATTGGTTAGAAGTGACAGGAAATAATCTGGCACCCAATTTAATTGATGTACTGCGTCCGAACTCCTCAAATTGTTTAGCAAATATTACTCCCGCCAGCGGATGGTCAAATATTGCTATTCCTGACAAGGAAAGCTTAGTAACTGATTCTGGAAAGCTCTTTGTTTTAGATGGattgttaaagaaattgaaagaagAGGGGCATAGAGTGCTTATTTATTCGCAGATGACCAAGATGATCGACCTTTTAGAGGTGATTTGCGTTTTTATCTCAAGAATAGTGAATATAATTTTGCCATAACAGATTGATTAAACTTCTTGTGTTCATATATACTTAGATGTttaccaaaaaattttattgattttttaatattcgaaaaatatatttcttttatagtGACGTTACTCAGGTCCGAATTTAACACAATGTTGGTAATTTTCAAGtgagaaaaaaagaattacaGATTACGTAATACCTTTTTAGTTATGACGTCACTTATATGcgaatttgttcaatttaataaaaattttgtagttGTCAAAACCTAAGAAAAGCCACTGTGTTGTGCACATGACTTTGATGTGAATTATTCTAAACTTTGAACTTAATTATATAAGTTAaggatatatttaaaatttttatcctTTAATTCATTTGTGCTATagtatttttgggaaaatatttgtaaattgatAGTCCTATTCTCATATTATATTAACGTGTTTTATTCCAGGAATATATGTGGCATAGACATCACAAATACATGAGACTGGATGGTTCCTC
This genomic window contains:
- the Ino80 gene encoding chromatin-remodeling ATPase INO80 isoform X1, with the protein product MANHLKSHSLNTMVNLKPAPGSNNCLIKMPEVLPNTSKPMHIRRLENALNTGPFLDTFQSQDRGSDSEGSEDDYSESIDNLSKEEPHSAKDYYNFENVTSSRKWLANILSENIDMGPEDAPYKCLLKMHAYQKKIRKNKVNFDHSMYYGAGLISKEDHYPEIEKEIPISLRRIGLLNLKDDIESPLYDPDILDDISVDEPCLDLSLENGISEYPNLDADFEDNNANTDYIHPNISSQSIPAPPPMSTHLHSSSKKKAKKFKDEESKRKWEELMTSKRRKLFISIAKKEIGKQHRAKTNKHKEMLLQCKRVASHCAKYARQKALQSARVVKEQQWRMKRLARENIAYWKRSRRFDREVKKRLEKEAEEQRKIDHELIEAKRQQRKLNFLITQTELYAHFMSRKLSTMSAEEQLRILSQLDEEKSTKLLGDDYDSEAMKEKAKRNAQEAFQSEKARTRNFDQQANSCLTEVKHIDGEQPQPIMFKGLLKGYQLKGMNWLANLYSQGISGILADEMGLGKTVQSIAFLCHIAEKYSVWGPFLIISPASTLHNWQQEIAKFVPEFKVVPYWGNPNERKILRQFWDQKDIYTKDASFHIVITSYQIVITDIKYFNRIKWQYMILDEAQAIKSTNSMRWKTLLGFSCRNRLLLSGTPIQNSMAELWALLHFIMPTLFDSHDEFNEWFSKDIESHAENKTGIDEKHLSRLHMILKPFMLRRIKKDVENELSDKIEVMVYCPLTTRQNLLYLALKQKIKIEDLLHYSVGGGDSHNVDKNFTSNLMNLVMQFRKVCNHPELFERRDAKSPIRVHPVVYNIPYLVYDTNIRQEQFLKINKHLPFTPQYISNARNSHNSLFTFLNYLDISAEELFKILVGNVVARWKNYFDHEKREQYLYNRKMWQHRSNPVLNFKQEIRLSNAQIQSSPVLSDMMFVRNMEANRVVYTLQDHTYHSMPETVEHRNIRLKTKKVVDEETVHLESDKITVPLTEFPHIKRPSRVFPCDKTEIPSYLFFSMPKCSAATISTYCYSRRAAWNLQRHIDDYSYNSLNSYWLEVTGNNLAPNLIDVLRPNSSNCLANITPASGWSNIAIPDKESLVTDSGKLFVLDGLLKKLKEEGHRVLIYSQMTKMIDLLEEYMWHRHHKYMRLDGSSKISERRDMVADFQARTDIFVFLLSTRAGGLGINLTAADTVIFYDSDWNPTVDQQAMDRAHRLGQTKQVTVYRLICKGSIEERILQRAREKSEIQKLVISGGNFKPDTLKPKEVVSLLLDDDELVQKYHLKVENKSTAEEARDDKKRKLAFKTIPAADAKRARLEPTSIIQETNEEQPNSPSSEIDPDGPIEEPDVVNDDDSPITNKYTVYNVYGSTVRPRPAGRGHTKRGRPRGSRSRVTAGIGRNHTALNGPTAPGLCGAPLNSFGETHDSASSVSSTQSSPRGAGETPLDITGISATPSTRRGPGRPRLRPSGPAHAGSRTPRPRKPARPLPVPLPTEPAITSQSSSGYSFYEFPDE
- the Ino80 gene encoding chromatin-remodeling ATPase INO80 isoform X2, with amino-acid sequence MANHLKSHSLNTMVNLKPAPGSNNCLIKMPEVLPNTSKPMHIRRLENALNTGPFLDTFQSQDRGSDSEGSEDDYSESIDNLSKEEPHSAKDYYNFENVTSSRKWLANILSENIDMGPEDAPYKCLLKMHAYQKKIRKNKVNFDHSMYYGAGLISKEDHYPEIEKEIPISLRRIGLLNLKDDIESPLYDPDILDDISDEPCLDLSLENGISEYPNLDADFEDNNANTDYIHPNISSQSIPAPPPMSTHLHSSSKKKAKKFKDEESKRKWEELMTSKRRKLFISIAKKEIGKQHRAKTNKHKEMLLQCKRVASHCAKYARQKALQSARVVKEQQWRMKRLARENIAYWKRSRRFDREVKKRLEKEAEEQRKIDHELIEAKRQQRKLNFLITQTELYAHFMSRKLSTMSAEEQLRILSQLDEEKSTKLLGDDYDSEAMKEKAKRNAQEAFQSEKARTRNFDQQANSCLTEVKHIDGEQPQPIMFKGLLKGYQLKGMNWLANLYSQGISGILADEMGLGKTVQSIAFLCHIAEKYSVWGPFLIISPASTLHNWQQEIAKFVPEFKVVPYWGNPNERKILRQFWDQKDIYTKDASFHIVITSYQIVITDIKYFNRIKWQYMILDEAQAIKSTNSMRWKTLLGFSCRNRLLLSGTPIQNSMAELWALLHFIMPTLFDSHDEFNEWFSKDIESHAENKTGIDEKHLSRLHMILKPFMLRRIKKDVENELSDKIEVMVYCPLTTRQNLLYLALKQKIKIEDLLHYSVGGGDSHNVDKNFTSNLMNLVMQFRKVCNHPELFERRDAKSPIRVHPVVYNIPYLVYDTNIRQEQFLKINKHLPFTPQYISNARNSHNSLFTFLNYLDISAEELFKILVGNVVARWKNYFDHEKREQYLYNRKMWQHRSNPVLNFKQEIRLSNAQIQSSPVLSDMMFVRNMEANRVVYTLQDHTYHSMPETVEHRNIRLKTKKVVDEETVHLESDKITVPLTEFPHIKRPSRVFPCDKTEIPSYLFFSMPKCSAATISTYCYSRRAAWNLQRHIDDYSYNSLNSYWLEVTGNNLAPNLIDVLRPNSSNCLANITPASGWSNIAIPDKESLVTDSGKLFVLDGLLKKLKEEGHRVLIYSQMTKMIDLLEEYMWHRHHKYMRLDGSSKISERRDMVADFQARTDIFVFLLSTRAGGLGINLTAADTVIFYDSDWNPTVDQQAMDRAHRLGQTKQVTVYRLICKGSIEERILQRAREKSEIQKLVISGGNFKPDTLKPKEVVSLLLDDDELVQKYHLKVENKSTAEEARDDKKRKLAFKTIPAADAKRARLEPTSIIQETNEEQPNSPSSEIDPDGPIEEPDVVNDDDSPITNKYTVYNVYGSTVRPRPAGRGHTKRGRPRGSRSRVTAGIGRNHTALNGPTAPGLCGAPLNSFGETHDSASSVSSTQSSPRGAGETPLDITGISATPSTRRGPGRPRLRPSGPAHAGSRTPRPRKPARPLPVPLPTEPAITSQSSSGYSFYEFPDE